In a genomic window of Dehalococcoidia bacterium:
- the hrcA gene encoding heat-inducible transcriptional repressor HrcA has protein sequence MLTERRGRILQSLIQEYISSAVPVSSEIIARKCGLRVSSATVRNELVRLEEEGYIVQPHTSAGRIPTAKGYRYYVEVLLEERELPQQEQRQILHQFYQTGKEVEEWIQLAAAILARMVNSVAIVTPPQLMEPRLKLVEMVSLREFLALLLLVFDDASFRQRKVSFDTSMTQEDLNVISRRLTGSCGGLTRAEIRTKEEELSLTDAWATQALLGLMDEVSQSGAGEPHFDGVSHILSQPEFTKSERAQLLMELLEGRSLLNSILRQAPGDERLRVIIGGEGPETALRGFSVVLSRYGLPRQASGVIGVVGPTRMPYDRAFSALRFLSGTMSELLHEEYR, from the coding sequence TCGGAGATCATTGCGCGCAAGTGCGGCCTCAGGGTTAGTTCAGCAACCGTGCGCAACGAACTGGTGCGGCTTGAAGAAGAGGGATATATCGTTCAGCCTCATACTTCTGCCGGGAGAATTCCCACAGCCAAGGGGTATCGTTACTATGTGGAGGTTCTGCTTGAGGAGCGTGAGCTTCCCCAGCAAGAGCAGCGGCAGATTCTGCATCAGTTCTATCAGACAGGCAAGGAGGTGGAGGAGTGGATTCAGCTTGCCGCCGCCATCCTGGCACGTATGGTGAACAGCGTGGCGATTGTGACTCCGCCCCAGTTGATGGAACCCCGGCTCAAACTTGTGGAGATGGTCTCCCTGAGAGAGTTTTTGGCTTTGCTTTTGCTGGTCTTTGATGATGCCAGCTTCAGGCAGCGAAAGGTCTCCTTCGATACGTCCATGACCCAGGAAGACCTGAATGTTATTTCGAGGCGGCTCACCGGTTCGTGTGGGGGGCTGACACGCGCTGAGATCAGAACCAAAGAAGAAGAGCTTTCCCTTACCGATGCGTGGGCGACGCAGGCCTTGCTTGGTCTCATGGATGAGGTGAGTCAGTCAGGCGCGGGAGAACCCCACTTCGACGGTGTATCGCATATTCTGAGCCAGCCTGAATTCACCAAGAGCGAGAGGGCTCAGCTGCTCATGGAGTTGCTTGAGGGGAGAAGCCTGCTGAATTCTATTCTCCGGCAGGCTCCTGGGGATGAGAGGCTTCGAGTGATCATCGGGGGAGAAGGGCCTGAAACCGCATTGCGCGGTTTTTCCGTGGTGTTGAGCCGGTATGGACTACCCCGGCAGGCAAGTGGCGTCATAGGTGTGGTAGGACCAACCCGGATGCCTTATGACAGGGCGTTTTCTGCGTTGCGATTTCTCTCCGGCACCATGAGCGAACTACTCCATGAAGAATATCGATAA
- a CDS encoding nucleotide exchange factor GrpE, with protein MAKEERENQFAEVPSEANQPVDELMDMGSLQKALTGEREKSEKYLASWQRSQADFINFKKRNEQEKAETVKFANSALMSGLLPVLDDFERALENVTPKAAGTKWVEGIELIYRKFLAVLESQGLSKVETDGADFDPRFHEAVIHDEGEEGKITQELQKGYMLYDRLLRPSMVKVGKGKESESG; from the coding sequence TTGGCAAAAGAGGAGAGGGAGAATCAGTTTGCGGAAGTGCCGTCAGAGGCCAATCAGCCGGTTGATGAATTGATGGATATGGGTTCATTGCAGAAGGCACTTACCGGGGAGAGGGAGAAGTCTGAAAAGTATCTGGCCAGCTGGCAGAGGTCTCAGGCTGATTTTATTAATTTCAAGAAACGTAACGAACAGGAAAAAGCAGAGACAGTCAAATTCGCCAATTCGGCGCTTATGTCTGGTCTGCTGCCAGTGCTCGATGATTTTGAGCGGGCTCTGGAAAACGTCACTCCAAAGGCAGCCGGCACCAAGTGGGTTGAAGGGATTGAACTCATCTACCGAAAATTCCTGGCGGTTCTGGAAAGCCAGGGGCTTTCTAAAGTGGAGACTGATGGGGCGGATTTTGACCCCCGGTTCCACGAGGCAGTTATCCATGACGAGGGTGAGGAAGGTAAAATTACCCAGGAGCTCCAAAAGGGATATATGCTTTATGATCGGTTGCTTCGTCCTTCGATGGTGAAGGTGGGGAAGGGTAAGGAGTCAGAGAGTGGGTAA
- the dnaK gene encoding molecular chaperone DnaK produces MGKVIGIDLGTTLSEVAVMEGGEPVIIANAEGSRTTPSVVAISKSGERLVGQIAKRQAITNPENTVYNIKRFMGRKFGEPAGRELSVEDDARHVPYKTTRASNGDVRVIMSGKEYSPPEVSAMILQKLKADAEAYLGEKVNEAVITVPAYFNDSQRQATKDAGTIAGLKVLRIINEPTAAALAYGLDKKKEETIAVYDLGGGTFDISILELGEGTFQVKSTNGDTHLGGEDFDQRIIDWLCSEFKRDQGIDLKQDRMALQRLKEAAEKAKIELSTTVQSEINLPFVTADASGPKHLSILLTRAKLEQLVMDLVEKTIGPCRQAVQDAGIKTTQIHEVVLVGGQTRMPLVQEKVKQFFGKEPHKGVNPDEVVAIGAAIQAGVLKGEVSDVLLLDVTPLTLGIETLGGVATPLIPRNTTIPTSKSQVFSTAADNQPSVEIHVLQGERPMAADNRTLGRFMLDGILPAPRGIPQVEVSFDIDANGILSVKARDKGTGKEQKITITASSGLSKDEVAKMQRDAEQHAADDAKRKEEVETRNMADNMAYTAEKSLREIGDKVPADLKSEVEGKIAAVRSALSGGDVSYIQSAVQALSESMQKLGSSVYQQEGPPPGGEDHGPEPGGAGDSDTVEGEFREV; encoded by the coding sequence ATGGGTAAAGTCATCGGGATAGATTTAGGAACGACATTGAGCGAAGTAGCGGTAATGGAGGGTGGGGAACCGGTTATCATTGCCAACGCAGAAGGTTCTCGTACAACGCCTTCTGTGGTGGCCATCAGCAAAAGCGGAGAGCGCCTGGTGGGACAGATTGCCAAGCGCCAGGCGATCACCAATCCTGAGAACACCGTTTACAATATAAAGCGGTTCATGGGGAGGAAGTTTGGAGAACCGGCCGGGCGAGAACTCTCTGTAGAAGATGACGCTCGCCACGTGCCTTACAAGACGACTCGTGCTTCTAATGGGGACGTGCGCGTGATCATGAGTGGCAAGGAATACAGCCCTCCAGAGGTCTCCGCAATGATCTTGCAGAAGCTCAAGGCCGATGCCGAAGCTTATCTGGGTGAAAAGGTGAACGAGGCGGTGATCACGGTTCCGGCCTATTTCAATGATAGCCAGCGCCAGGCAACCAAGGATGCGGGAACGATCGCCGGACTCAAGGTGCTCCGTATCATCAATGAGCCTACAGCGGCAGCGTTGGCTTATGGCCTGGATAAGAAGAAGGAGGAAACCATCGCCGTATATGACCTCGGCGGCGGCACCTTCGATATCTCCATACTTGAACTTGGTGAGGGTACCTTCCAGGTGAAATCGACCAACGGGGATACCCATCTGGGCGGCGAGGATTTTGACCAGCGCATTATTGACTGGCTTTGCAGTGAATTCAAGCGGGATCAGGGCATTGATTTGAAGCAGGATAGAATGGCGCTGCAGCGGTTGAAAGAGGCGGCGGAAAAGGCCAAGATCGAACTTTCCACCACTGTTCAGTCTGAGATAAATCTGCCCTTTGTTACCGCGGATGCTTCGGGGCCGAAACATCTCAGTATCCTTCTCACGCGAGCCAAGCTGGAACAGCTGGTGATGGACCTGGTGGAAAAGACCATCGGTCCGTGTCGACAAGCTGTTCAGGATGCCGGGATTAAGACAACCCAGATCCATGAGGTTGTCCTCGTCGGCGGTCAGACCCGAATGCCCCTGGTTCAGGAGAAGGTGAAACAGTTCTTCGGCAAAGAGCCGCACAAGGGTGTGAATCCGGATGAAGTGGTGGCGATCGGTGCAGCGATTCAGGCCGGGGTTTTGAAAGGAGAGGTTAGCGATGTGTTGCTTCTGGATGTGACCCCTCTTACTTTGGGAATTGAAACCCTTGGTGGTGTAGCGACCCCGTTGATTCCGAGGAATACAACTATTCCTACCAGCAAGAGCCAGGTTTTCTCCACTGCCGCTGATAACCAGCCCAGTGTGGAGATTCACGTCCTCCAGGGCGAGAGGCCAATGGCCGCTGATAACAGGACCCTGGGAAGATTCATGCTTGATGGCATCCTCCCTGCCCCGCGCGGGATACCTCAGGTTGAGGTTAGCTTTGATATCGATGCCAATGGCATCCTCAGTGTCAAGGCGCGCGACAAGGGCACTGGAAAAGAGCAGAAGATCACTATCACGGCATCGAGCGGGCTTTCCAAGGACGAAGTTGCCAAGATGCAAAGGGACGCTGAGCAGCATGCCGCCGATGATGCCAAACGCAAGGAAGAGGTGGAAACCCGCAATATGGCGGACAACATGGCCTATACTGCGGAGAAATCTCTCCGGGAGATCGGGGACAAGGTGCCGGCTGATTTGAAGAGTGAAGTGGAAGGAAAGATTGCCGCGGTGCGCTCTGCACTTTCCGGCGGAGATGTGAGCTATATTCAGAGCGCCGTCCAGGCGCTTTCGGAATCGATGCAAAAGCTGGGGTCTTCAGTGTATCAGCAGGAGGGTCCGCCACCGGGTGGTGAAGATCATGGACCGGAACCCGGCGGTGCTGGCGATTCCGATACGGTTGAAGGTGAGTTCCGCGAGGTGTAA
- a CDS encoding 50S ribosome-binding GTPase, with protein MPANLTPAYFEAEKRFRAADTAEEKIEALNEMLRVMPKHKGTDALRAELRTKIAKLSKEAAKTQATARRGGTFSIPKEGAGQITLVGLPNVGKTRLVSSVTGVPLEVADYPFTTKLPQLGMMEFENVKIQLVDMPAITEPDARPWFATILRSTDVIFLVVDLSGDPVKQMADTLNEMEKLKMGIAGIGNTSADVLFEKRGIIVGNKGDREGSGSKFTALKSGIGTGIPVLSISAQKGIGLEELRKQSFDALRVVRVYTKSPGKQANLSDPMVLKAGSTVEEAAEAVHKDFRRGLKYALIWGSGKFPGQQVKRDHVVKDGDILELHA; from the coding sequence ATGCCAGCAAACCTGACCCCGGCATACTTCGAGGCTGAGAAGCGCTTTCGAGCCGCCGACACGGCGGAAGAAAAGATTGAGGCTTTGAATGAGATGCTGAGGGTCATGCCCAAGCACAAAGGCACAGACGCCCTCCGCGCGGAACTCCGCACCAAGATTGCCAAGCTCTCCAAAGAAGCCGCCAAAACACAAGCCACTGCCAGAAGAGGCGGTACCTTCAGCATCCCAAAAGAAGGAGCGGGCCAGATTACCCTTGTGGGACTGCCGAATGTAGGCAAAACCCGGTTGGTGTCTTCCGTTACCGGGGTACCACTGGAAGTTGCGGACTATCCCTTCACCACCAAACTCCCTCAACTGGGGATGATGGAATTCGAGAATGTGAAAATCCAATTGGTCGATATGCCTGCCATAACTGAGCCGGATGCCCGCCCGTGGTTCGCCACCATTCTGCGATCAACCGATGTGATATTCCTGGTAGTGGATCTATCGGGTGATCCTGTCAAGCAAATGGCCGACACTCTGAACGAGATGGAAAAGCTCAAAATGGGGATAGCAGGAATCGGGAATACTTCAGCAGACGTGCTATTTGAGAAGCGAGGAATCATCGTGGGCAACAAAGGAGATCGGGAGGGTTCCGGATCAAAGTTTACTGCCCTCAAATCCGGGATAGGCACAGGAATTCCGGTTCTGTCTATCTCCGCGCAGAAGGGGATTGGACTGGAGGAACTGCGAAAGCAATCCTTTGACGCACTACGGGTTGTGAGAGTATATACAAAATCCCCGGGCAAACAGGCTAACCTGAGTGATCCCATGGTTCTTAAAGCAGGGAGCACGGTTGAGGAAGCTGCCGAAGCGGTTCATAAGGACTTCCGCAGAGGTCTGAAATATGCCCTTATCTGGGGTTCGGGGAAATTCCCCGGACAGCAGGTCAAAAGAGACCACGTGGTCAAGGACGGGGATATCCTGGAGCTACATGCCTGA
- a CDS encoding Crp/Fnr family transcriptional regulator, giving the protein MLDMNLLAKVPFFAPLSPDQLAELATKLTTRDYRRGEVIFHQGDPGSVLYIIKTGQVKISANSADGGEVILAILTDDDIFGELSLLDGGDRSATATAMQPTQTLSLQRDAFLDTLATNRGLVSYILALLTHRLRRSDLLLQDAIFLNLPARLAKRLLELSQTHGRETEEGIIIDLRVTQQDLSDSVGASRVAVNKQLGLYQAKGVIRISRQKITIIRPEELKKLI; this is encoded by the coding sequence ATGTTAGACATGAACCTGCTCGCCAAAGTTCCCTTTTTTGCTCCGCTGAGCCCTGATCAGCTTGCCGAGCTTGCCACCAAGCTGACAACCAGAGATTATCGACGGGGGGAAGTAATCTTTCACCAGGGCGACCCGGGGTCTGTGTTATATATCATCAAGACGGGCCAGGTAAAAATCTCGGCCAATTCTGCAGACGGAGGCGAGGTGATTCTGGCCATCTTAACCGATGATGATATCTTCGGCGAGTTGTCGCTTCTGGACGGAGGGGACCGCTCAGCCACCGCCACAGCAATGCAACCCACCCAAACCCTCTCTCTGCAACGGGATGCCTTCCTGGATACCCTCGCCACAAACCGGGGCCTGGTCAGCTATATCCTGGCTCTCTTAACCCATCGACTGCGGCGCAGTGACCTGCTGCTGCAAGATGCCATTTTTCTCAACCTACCGGCACGGCTGGCCAAGCGCCTTCTGGAACTGAGCCAAACGCATGGCAGAGAAACTGAAGAGGGTATTATCATAGACCTGCGTGTTACTCAGCAAGACTTGTCGGACAGCGTAGGAGCAAGTCGGGTGGCTGTCAACAAACAACTGGGCCTGTATCAAGCCAAGGGCGTCATCCGCATCAGCAGGCAAAAGATCACCATTATCCGCCCTGAAGAACTCAAAAAGCTGATCTAA
- the secA gene encoding preprotein translocase subunit SecA, whose protein sequence is MFKKLTGFLSGDSNERELKRLLPAVSKINALEADFEKLSNDELKAKTSEFKQRLASRESLDDLLPEAFAAVREAAKRTLGQRHYDVQLMGGMVLHQGKIAEMKTGEGKTLVATLPTYLNCLTGKGVHVVTVNDYLSKRDPQWMGPIYHALGVSVGCIQHESAFLFDPENISSDPAWPHLKPVPRRQAYEVDITYGTNNEFGFDYLRDNMVGDLSQRSQRGFNYAIVDEVDNILIDEARTPLIISGQAEEATSDYVRAARAVRNLRGISEREIKDLEKQLGKEAASAKAETEYDYIYDEKARNLFPTVRGQSKIAAEFGDPQMYGGEERQKQDPAEVDRRLRNIHHAEAALKAKQFFLRDREYVVKDGEIIIVDEFTGRMMQGRRYSEGLHQAIEAKEGVKIQRENVTLATVTFQNYFRMYAKLAGMTGTAVTEAEEFHKIYKLEVVVVPTNKPLIRKEYQDQIYKNQEAKFRAVAKEIEEHHKAGQPVLVGTVAIETSEQLSNMLIRKGVPHQVLNAKQHEKEAGIIAEAGRPGKVTIATNMAGRGVDIILGGRPPARENFEDENEFQQKLAEWKAEHEKVIALGGLHIVGTERHEARRIDNQLRGRAGRQGDPGSSRFYVSLDDDIMRRFGGDRIVGIMDRLGFDEDTPIEHSLVTKAIENTQVKVESHHFDVRKHLLDYDDVLNMHRETIYGEREKILSGADLKANIQDMIKQEISNLVYANLADEYGDNWNLDGLLKSVGMIFPLPPDMNKDALSLLSRKEIQEKLLEHADSLYEQREQEMESTNMRIVERLVMLRAIDNHWREHLTVLENMRESIGLQAYAQKDPLVAYKSQSHGMFQLLQANIQRDIVHTIYHVGIVKESPKKEKKEEPVGVGKKIGRNDPCPCGSGRKYKKCCGTDS, encoded by the coding sequence ATGTTCAAAAAGCTTACTGGTTTTCTGAGCGGCGACTCCAACGAAAGGGAACTCAAGCGCCTTCTTCCCGCAGTCAGCAAGATCAACGCCCTTGAGGCCGATTTTGAGAAGCTCAGCAACGATGAGCTTAAAGCGAAGACCTCCGAATTCAAACAAAGGCTGGCCTCCAGAGAATCCCTTGATGATCTGCTCCCGGAAGCCTTTGCCGCCGTCCGGGAAGCAGCCAAACGAACTCTGGGCCAGCGCCACTATGATGTCCAGCTGATGGGCGGAATGGTTCTCCACCAGGGTAAGATCGCCGAGATGAAGACCGGCGAAGGCAAAACCCTGGTGGCCACGCTCCCCACCTATTTGAACTGCCTCACCGGAAAAGGCGTCCACGTGGTAACCGTTAACGACTATCTTTCCAAGCGCGATCCCCAGTGGATGGGGCCAATTTATCACGCCCTTGGGGTGAGCGTCGGCTGTATCCAGCACGAGTCAGCCTTTCTTTTCGATCCCGAAAACATCTCATCAGACCCGGCCTGGCCACATTTGAAGCCAGTTCCTCGCCGCCAGGCCTACGAGGTGGATATCACCTATGGCACAAACAACGAGTTCGGATTCGATTACCTGCGTGACAACATGGTGGGCGACCTCTCCCAGCGATCGCAGCGGGGATTCAACTATGCCATTGTGGACGAGGTGGACAACATTCTGATCGATGAGGCCCGGACCCCTCTCATCATCAGCGGCCAGGCCGAAGAAGCCACATCCGATTATGTCAGGGCAGCACGCGCGGTCCGTAATCTGCGGGGAATCAGCGAGCGGGAAATCAAAGACCTGGAGAAACAGCTCGGAAAAGAAGCGGCTTCCGCCAAAGCCGAAACCGAGTACGATTACATCTATGATGAGAAGGCGCGAAACCTCTTTCCGACCGTGCGGGGACAGAGCAAGATCGCGGCCGAGTTCGGTGACCCCCAAATGTACGGCGGTGAAGAGCGGCAGAAGCAGGATCCGGCCGAGGTCGATAGAAGGCTGCGCAATATCCATCATGCAGAAGCCGCCCTCAAAGCCAAGCAGTTCTTCCTGAGGGACCGCGAGTATGTGGTCAAGGACGGCGAGATCATCATCGTCGACGAATTCACCGGCAGGATGATGCAGGGCCGCCGCTATTCCGAGGGTCTGCACCAGGCCATCGAAGCCAAGGAAGGGGTCAAAATACAGCGCGAAAATGTAACTCTGGCCACGGTCACCTTCCAGAACTACTTCCGCATGTACGCCAAACTGGCGGGCATGACGGGAACCGCAGTCACGGAAGCCGAAGAGTTTCACAAGATATACAAGCTGGAAGTTGTTGTTGTCCCCACCAACAAGCCCTTGATCCGGAAAGAGTATCAGGACCAGATCTACAAGAATCAGGAAGCCAAGTTCCGCGCCGTTGCCAAAGAGATCGAAGAACACCATAAAGCCGGTCAGCCGGTCCTGGTGGGCACAGTAGCCATCGAGACTTCCGAACAGCTGAGCAACATGCTTATCCGGAAAGGCGTTCCTCATCAGGTGCTCAACGCCAAACAGCATGAAAAAGAGGCCGGCATCATTGCTGAAGCAGGCCGTCCGGGGAAAGTGACCATCGCCACCAACATGGCCGGCCGCGGCGTGGATATCATCCTGGGCGGCAGGCCTCCAGCGCGGGAGAATTTTGAAGACGAAAACGAATTCCAGCAGAAACTGGCTGAATGGAAAGCCGAACACGAAAAAGTAATAGCGCTCGGCGGACTCCACATCGTTGGCACGGAACGCCACGAAGCGCGGCGGATCGATAACCAGCTCCGGGGCCGCGCCGGTCGGCAAGGCGATCCCGGCAGTTCACGGTTCTATGTTTCACTTGATGATGATATCATGCGCCGGTTTGGGGGCGACCGGATCGTCGGTATAATGGACCGGCTTGGCTTCGATGAGGACACTCCCATCGAACATTCCCTGGTAACCAAGGCCATCGAGAACACCCAGGTCAAGGTGGAAAGCCATCATTTCGATGTTCGCAAACACCTGCTGGATTACGACGATGTGCTCAACATGCATCGGGAAACAATCTATGGAGAGCGGGAAAAAATCCTCTCCGGCGCCGATCTCAAGGCCAACATCCAGGACATGATCAAGCAGGAAATCAGTAACCTTGTCTATGCCAACCTTGCCGATGAGTATGGCGATAACTGGAACCTTGATGGCTTGCTGAAATCAGTGGGGATGATCTTCCCTCTTCCGCCCGATATGAACAAAGATGCCCTCTCGCTCCTGAGCCGCAAGGAGATACAGGAAAAACTGCTTGAGCATGCAGACTCGCTTTATGAGCAACGCGAGCAGGAGATGGAATCAACCAACATGCGCATCGTCGAACGTCTGGTGATGCTCCGCGCAATTGACAATCACTGGAGAGAGCACCTGACGGTCCTGGAGAACATGCGGGAGTCAATCGGTCTCCAGGCTTATGCCCAAAAGGACCCCCTCGTCGCCTACAAGAGCCAATCCCATGGGATGTTCCAGCTGCTTCAGGCAAACATCCAGCGCGATATCGTCCACACCATCTACCACGTTGGCATTGTGAAAGAGTCGCCCAAGAAGGAAAAGAAAGAGGAACCCGTAGGAGTCGGTAAGAAAATAGGGCGCAACGATCCCTGCCCCTGCGGCAGCGGCAGGAAGTACAAGAAATGCTGCGGGACAGACTCCTAA
- a CDS encoding ribose-phosphate pyrophosphokinase produces MEEIELADELKVFTGNTHPALAKSICDYLGTPLAKAEVFEFSNENLFVRILENVRGRDIFILQPICSPVHKSLMELLIMIDAAKRASAARITAVVPYYGYGRTDKKDQPRVPITARLIADLITVSGANRVLTLDLHAGQIQGFFNIPVDELTALYILSNYFKEKNLQDLTVVATDIGISKRARDMAERLDAPLGIIEKRRLGNTDKSEALHIMGNIDGRRVLLVDDEIDTGGSIIAAANALVKEGAKEVYACCTHPILSGPAVERISQSILKEVVVTDSVPIPESKKMPKITVLSLASLIGEAIHRIHADLSIGAMFQ; encoded by the coding sequence ATGGAGGAAATTGAATTGGCCGATGAACTGAAGGTTTTCACGGGCAATACCCATCCCGCCCTGGCTAAATCGATTTGCGATTATCTGGGCACCCCGCTGGCAAAAGCAGAGGTGTTTGAATTCAGCAACGAAAACCTCTTTGTCCGCATTCTGGAAAACGTGCGCGGCCGAGATATCTTCATCCTCCAGCCGATCTGTTCTCCCGTCCACAAAAGCCTGATGGAACTTCTCATCATGATCGATGCGGCCAAACGGGCCTCGGCAGCGAGAATTACTGCAGTGGTGCCATATTATGGCTACGGACGCACCGATAAAAAGGACCAACCTCGCGTCCCCATAACCGCGCGCCTGATTGCCGACCTCATTACGGTATCGGGAGCCAATCGCGTTCTAACCCTTGACCTGCACGCGGGACAAATCCAGGGATTCTTCAACATCCCCGTCGATGAACTGACCGCTCTTTATATCCTGAGCAATTATTTCAAAGAGAAGAATTTGCAGGACCTGACGGTTGTGGCCACCGATATCGGCATCTCCAAGCGAGCTCGTGATATGGCGGAGAGGCTCGACGCCCCCCTGGGGATCATCGAGAAGAGACGCCTCGGCAATACAGATAAATCGGAAGCCCTTCATATCATGGGGAATATCGATGGCCGCCGGGTCCTTCTGGTGGATGATGAAATCGACACTGGCGGATCGATTATCGCCGCGGCCAATGCCCTGGTAAAAGAGGGAGCCAAAGAAGTCTACGCCTGCTGCACCCATCCCATCCTTTCCGGTCCGGCAGTAGAAAGAATTTCCCAGAGTATTCTGAAAGAAGTAGTGGTCACCGATAGCGTTCCGATACCCGAATCAAAAAAGATGCCCAAGATTACCGTTCTCTCCCTGGCATCGCTGATTGGAGAAGCGATCCATCGCATTCATGCCGATCTTTCCATTGGCGCCATGTTCCAATAA
- the tgt gene encoding tRNA guanosine(34) transglycosylase Tgt produces MESLQLFHTEKSCPKTKARAGVLTTSHGSIDTPVFMPLATQGSVKALAPDDLSKIDAGMLLGNTYHLYLRPGLEVIRQFEGLHRFMGWEGPLLTDSGGFQVFSLGHLRKINDEGALFQSHIDGSEHFLTPEFSIEIQEALGADIIMAFDECAPYTDDFEAVKKAMDRTHLWAEKCLRRHQRKDQALFAILQGGASMTLRRESAEYLKALEFDGYAIGGLSVGEPKPVMYSVASETAALMPEDKPRYLMGVGSPEDLVECVSYGIDMFDCALPTRIARNGALFTRKGRLNIRNALFKKQDAPLDPECDCYGCRTFSAAYLHHLFKCEELLAYRLATIHNLRFILNLMQEIRETIISGAFAQFKEEFLAHFNPVNDEVRIDQKQKWIRAKRGK; encoded by the coding sequence ATGGAATCATTGCAACTTTTCCACACAGAGAAGTCTTGCCCCAAGACAAAAGCCCGTGCCGGTGTATTGACCACTTCACACGGCTCAATCGACACGCCCGTGTTTATGCCGCTGGCCACTCAGGGCTCAGTCAAAGCCTTGGCCCCGGATGACCTCAGTAAAATCGATGCAGGGATGCTGCTCGGCAATACCTACCACCTTTACCTCAGGCCGGGGCTTGAGGTGATCCGGCAATTTGAAGGACTTCACCGCTTCATGGGCTGGGAGGGCCCCCTCCTGACCGATAGCGGCGGCTTTCAGGTATTCAGCCTGGGACATCTGAGAAAGATCAACGATGAAGGCGCGCTCTTTCAATCTCACATCGATGGCAGTGAGCATTTCCTTACGCCGGAGTTCTCCATCGAAATCCAGGAAGCGCTCGGCGCCGATATCATTATGGCCTTCGATGAATGCGCCCCTTACACCGATGACTTTGAGGCAGTCAAAAAGGCAATGGATCGAACGCATCTCTGGGCCGAAAAGTGCCTCCGAAGACACCAGCGGAAAGATCAGGCGCTATTTGCTATTCTCCAGGGCGGCGCTTCAATGACCCTTCGAAGGGAATCGGCAGAGTATTTGAAAGCCCTCGAATTTGACGGATATGCCATCGGCGGGCTCAGCGTTGGTGAACCCAAACCGGTAATGTACAGCGTGGCCAGTGAGACGGCCGCCCTGATGCCGGAAGACAAACCCCGATACCTGATGGGCGTGGGCTCGCCGGAAGACCTTGTGGAATGCGTCTCCTACGGGATCGATATGTTCGATTGCGCCCTCCCCACGCGAATCGCTCGCAACGGCGCTCTCTTCACCCGAAAGGGAAGGCTGAACATCAGAAACGCCCTTTTCAAGAAGCAAGATGCCCCCCTGGATCCGGAGTGCGATTGCTATGGCTGCCGCACATTCTCCGCTGCCTACCTCCACCACCTGTTCAAATGCGAGGAGCTTCTGGCGTACCGTTTGGCCACTATCCACAATCTCCGGTTCATCCTCAATCTGATGCAGGAGATTCGAGAAACGATCATCAGCGGCGCCTTCGCTCAATTCAAAGAGGAGTTTCTGGCCCACTTCAATCCCGTCAATGACGAAGTGCGAATCGACCAGAAGCAGAAATGGATCCGGGCAAAACGGGGGAAGTAG
- a CDS encoding protoheme IX farnesyltransferase → MKAVWNYIDVLKPRETILLTYIGILAGVVAAQGHPSTWTLFGVFAAVLLGSGGCNALTNYLDRHVDAMMARTCWRSLPSQRIYPPEKMLPMAIALVITALVFAYMLHPLCFAFGLAGTIASVVWRKRAMCVFQGTVAGCAPVLIGYLALSPHLNLTILFMCLLIAVWIPLHVWSVMIARRDEYFTAGIAYFPLTMKLGNAIRLLFFLSILLYGASILLWHVADFGWAFFAIANIMGAVMVWASIRLVQHKESEDSWKLYKLSSFPYLGLIFLAMCLNFWI, encoded by the coding sequence ATGAAAGCCGTCTGGAACTATATCGACGTCCTCAAGCCCCGAGAGACTATTCTCCTCACCTATATCGGCATTCTGGCCGGGGTTGTAGCGGCACAGGGCCATCCCTCCACATGGACACTATTCGGAGTATTTGCGGCGGTTCTCCTGGGCAGCGGAGGCTGCAATGCCCTCACCAACTATCTCGATCGCCACGTGGATGCCATGATGGCGCGGACTTGCTGGCGATCTCTGCCCTCGCAACGCATTTATCCGCCGGAAAAGATGCTCCCCATGGCCATAGCCCTGGTCATCACCGCCCTTGTTTTTGCCTACATGTTACATCCGCTCTGCTTTGCCTTCGGCCTCGCCGGAACCATCGCTTCCGTGGTCTGGAGAAAGAGAGCCATGTGCGTCTTTCAGGGAACCGTTGCCGGCTGCGCGCCGGTGCTCATTGGATACCTTGCGCTGAGCCCGCATCTCAATCTGACCATCCTCTTCATGTGCCTGCTCATCGCGGTATGGATCCCGCTGCATGTCTGGAGCGTGATGATAGCCCGAAGGGACGAGTACTTCACTGCCGGCATTGCCTACTTCCCCTTGACCATGAAACTGGGGAACGCCATCAGGCTTCTGTTTTTCCTTTCCATCCTGCTTTACGGCGCCTCTATTCTGCTCTGGCATGTGGCCGATTTCGGATGGGCCTTTTTCGCCATTGCCAACATCATGGGCGCTGTCATGGTGTGGGCCAGCATTCGACTGGTGCAACACAAAGAATCCGAGGATTCATGGAAGTTGTATAAGCTTTCCTCATTCCCGTATCTGGGACTCATTTTTCTGGCCATGTGCCTTAATTTTTGGATATAG